Proteins encoded together in one Micromonospora kangleipakensis window:
- a CDS encoding Uma2 family endonuclease: protein MTTAVFGHDGPWTEEEYLALGETQDRVELFDWSLHVTPGPTPLHQNISGELRAVLRAPVRQAGLRVLEAVNVRLRPGRIPIPDLVITNDVDLRVLVIDASDVRLVCEIISPSNAATDKVLKMHYYAAAGIEWYLLVDQETLTMHLYQRRGAHYVERSVTKAGDALELVEPVRATIRPEDLLG from the coding sequence ATGACCACGGCGGTGTTCGGCCACGACGGGCCGTGGACCGAAGAGGAGTACCTCGCCCTCGGCGAGACGCAGGATCGCGTCGAACTCTTCGACTGGAGTCTCCACGTGACCCCAGGACCTACCCCTCTTCACCAGAACATCTCCGGTGAGCTGCGTGCCGTACTTCGGGCACCCGTGCGCCAGGCCGGACTTCGCGTGCTGGAAGCGGTGAACGTTCGACTCAGGCCAGGCCGCATCCCGATCCCCGACCTTGTGATCACGAATGACGTCGACCTCCGGGTACTGGTCATCGATGCGAGCGATGTCCGGCTGGTTTGCGAGATCATCTCGCCGAGCAACGCCGCCACGGACAAGGTGCTCAAGATGCACTACTACGCCGCCGCCGGCATCGAGTGGTACCTGCTCGTCGACCAGGAGACCCTGACCATGCACCTCTACCAGCGGCGGGGCGCGCACTACGTGGAGCGATCGGTCACCAAGGCTGGCGACGCGCTGGAGCTGGTCGAGCCGGTCCGGGCCACCATTCGACCCGAGGACCTGCTCGGCTGA
- a CDS encoding TldD/PmbA family protein, whose translation MTEFDAASAAVQAALDAGARYADARVMHRRYESMSARNGEIEELTQDESIGLGVRALVGSSWGFHAVPDLSDAAARDAGWRAARIAAASARVPGPPIDLVPTEATTASWASGCEVDPLGVPLSDKGDLLVRATGTMREHGADLAEGLYQIWDTAKWFVSSEGHRIDQRIRECGGGISATAIGDGETQRRSYPSYRGQYGTTGWELVTSLDLAAHAARIAEESRELLTAPECPSGETDLILGGEQLALQIHESVGHAIELDRILGWEAAFAGTSWLDLAQLGSLRYGSELMNVTIDPTIPGALGSFGFDDEGSPAVARDAVREGRWVGVLAGRDSAAVAGLDYGGSVRADGWARLPMVRMTNVGLEPGPHTLDEIVAATDDGVLMDVNRSWSIDDKRLNFQFGCEIGWEVKKGRRGRMLRNPTYTGIGPLFWRSMDMLSSEIVPWGTPNCGKGQPGQTGHTGHPAAPARFRNVRVGVRA comes from the coding sequence ATGACCGAGTTCGACGCGGCGAGCGCCGCCGTCCAGGCCGCCCTCGACGCGGGCGCCCGGTACGCGGACGCCCGGGTGATGCACCGCCGCTACGAGTCGATGTCGGCCCGCAACGGCGAGATCGAGGAGCTGACCCAGGACGAGAGCATCGGGCTGGGTGTCCGGGCGCTGGTCGGGTCGAGCTGGGGCTTCCACGCCGTACCCGACCTGTCGGACGCCGCGGCCCGCGACGCCGGGTGGCGCGCCGCGCGGATCGCCGCCGCGAGCGCGCGGGTCCCCGGCCCGCCCATCGACCTGGTCCCCACCGAGGCGACCACCGCGAGCTGGGCGTCCGGGTGCGAGGTGGACCCGCTCGGCGTCCCGCTCTCCGACAAGGGCGACCTGCTGGTCCGGGCCACCGGGACGATGCGGGAGCACGGCGCCGACCTGGCCGAGGGGCTCTACCAGATCTGGGACACCGCCAAGTGGTTCGTCTCCAGCGAGGGGCACCGGATCGACCAGCGGATCCGGGAGTGCGGCGGCGGCATCTCGGCCACCGCCATCGGCGACGGGGAGACGCAGCGCCGCTCCTACCCCAGCTACCGGGGCCAGTACGGCACGACCGGGTGGGAGCTGGTCACCTCGCTCGACCTGGCCGCGCACGCCGCCCGGATCGCCGAGGAGTCCCGGGAGCTGCTCACCGCCCCCGAGTGCCCGTCCGGCGAGACCGACCTGATCCTCGGCGGCGAGCAGCTCGCCCTGCAGATCCACGAGTCGGTCGGGCACGCGATCGAGCTGGACCGGATCCTCGGCTGGGAGGCCGCCTTCGCCGGCACGTCCTGGCTGGACCTCGCCCAGCTCGGCTCGCTGCGCTACGGCTCCGAGCTGATGAACGTGACCATCGACCCGACCATCCCCGGCGCGCTGGGCAGCTTCGGCTTCGACGACGAGGGCTCCCCGGCGGTCGCCCGGGACGCGGTCCGCGAGGGGCGCTGGGTGGGCGTGCTCGCCGGCCGGGACTCGGCCGCCGTCGCCGGTCTCGACTACGGCGGCAGCGTACGGGCCGACGGCTGGGCCCGGCTGCCGATGGTGCGGATGACCAACGTGGGCCTGGAGCCCGGTCCGCACACCCTGGACGAGATCGTCGCCGCCACCGACGACGGGGTGCTGATGGACGTCAACCGCTCCTGGTCGATCGACGACAAGCGGCTCAACTTCCAGTTCGGCTGCGAGATCGGCTGGGAGGTGAAGAAGGGCCGGCGCGGCCGGATGCTGCGCAACCCGACGTACACCGGCATCGGCCCGCTCTTCTGGCGCTCGATGGACATGCTCTCCTCCGAGATCGTCCCGTGGGGCACGCCGAACTGCGGGAAGGGTCAGCCCGGCCAGACCGGCCACACCGGCCACCCGGCCGCGCCGGCCCGCTTCCGCAACGTCCGGGTGGGGGTGCGCGCATGA
- a CDS encoding TldD/PmbA family protein encodes MTELEIAGQVVELVRRLAGPDAQAEALVTRIDLALTRFANSFIHQNVAESGVAVRLRLHADGRTAAGSGSLVGADGLRALVERTLAAARLCPPDPAWPGLAPPAPVPPSAVFDESTALAEPDERAARVRAFVDAVGGLEAAGYCRTAYRSGAFANSAGHSAVGRTAEAAMDGIARAGGADGVARLCADRLADLDGAALGARAAAKARAAADPVELPPGRYEVVLEPAAVGDLLQNLSWYGFNGKRYNERQSFADLGAAQFDPSVTLVDDPLHGSALPYDLEGSPRRALTLVDAGTTMAVAHDRRSGAEVGVASTGHGMLGASTFGPIPRNLRLLPAAARAVGGDGPASAVEAGQSGAGGDASTSAGGTGAVADPDTAALVAGVERGLLVSDFWYTRVLDPKSLVITGLTRNGVWLVEDGVPTRAVRDFRFTEAYPRALGPGALLGVGRRAVRQPDRMDGVWWEAPPLRLAAWNFTGGASG; translated from the coding sequence ATGACCGAGCTGGAGATCGCCGGTCAGGTGGTGGAGCTGGTCCGCCGGCTCGCCGGGCCGGACGCGCAGGCCGAGGCCCTGGTGACCCGGATCGACCTGGCCCTGACCCGGTTCGCCAACTCCTTCATCCATCAGAACGTCGCCGAGTCGGGTGTCGCGGTGCGGCTACGGCTGCACGCCGACGGGCGCACCGCGGCCGGTAGCGGCAGCCTGGTCGGCGCCGACGGGCTCCGCGCGCTGGTCGAGCGGACGCTGGCTGCGGCCCGGCTCTGCCCGCCCGACCCGGCCTGGCCGGGGCTGGCCCCGCCCGCCCCGGTCCCGCCGAGCGCCGTCTTCGACGAGTCGACCGCGTTAGCCGAGCCGGACGAGCGCGCCGCCCGGGTACGCGCCTTCGTGGACGCGGTGGGCGGGCTGGAGGCGGCCGGCTACTGCCGCACGGCGTACCGGTCCGGGGCGTTCGCCAACTCCGCCGGCCACTCGGCGGTCGGCCGCACGGCCGAGGCGGCGATGGACGGCATCGCCCGCGCCGGCGGCGCGGACGGGGTGGCCCGGCTCTGCGCCGACCGCCTCGCCGACCTCGACGGCGCGGCGCTGGGCGCCCGGGCCGCCGCGAAGGCCCGCGCCGCCGCCGACCCGGTCGAGCTGCCGCCGGGCCGGTACGAGGTGGTGCTGGAGCCGGCGGCCGTCGGCGACCTGCTGCAGAACCTCTCCTGGTACGGCTTCAACGGGAAGCGGTACAACGAGCGGCAGAGCTTCGCGGACCTGGGCGCCGCCCAGTTCGACCCGTCGGTGACCCTGGTCGACGACCCGCTGCACGGCTCGGCCCTGCCGTACGACCTGGAGGGCTCTCCCCGACGCGCGCTGACCCTGGTCGACGCCGGCACCACCATGGCTGTGGCGCACGACCGGCGCAGCGGCGCCGAGGTGGGTGTCGCGTCCACCGGTCACGGGATGCTCGGCGCGTCCACCTTCGGCCCGATCCCCCGCAACCTCCGCCTGCTCCCCGCCGCCGCTCGCGCGGTCGGCGGCGACGGCCCGGCGTCCGCCGTCGAGGCGGGCCAGAGCGGCGCGGGCGGTGACGCCTCGACGTCGGCCGGCGGGACGGGGGCCGTCGCCGACCCGGACACCGCCGCGCTGGTCGCCGGGGTGGAGCGCGGGCTGCTGGTGAGCGACTTCTGGTACACCCGGGTGCTCGACCCGAAGAGCCTGGTCATCACCGGGCTCACCCGCAACGGGGTGTGGCTGGTCGAGGACGGGGTGCCGACCAGGGCGGTCCGCGACTTCCGGTTCACCGAGGCGTACCCACGGGCACTCGGGCCGGGTGCGTTGCTGGGCGTGGGGCGGCGGGCGGTGCGGCAGCCGGACCGGATGGACGGCGTCTGGTGGGAGGCTCCGCCGCTGCGACTGGCCGCCTGGAACTTCACCGGCGGAGCCTCGGGCTGA
- a CDS encoding BtrH N-terminal domain-containing protein: MTERKKLKQRIRARMAATGESWTTARRQVLAAAETSTARALPSGLVPGYRTFGPRQHRESGLLAHVLEAQGVRAPHTGAPYTEAMLAGLGGGVGFMYAVFEYRDLPPLLTIVAQHHPQPWVPAALDRLGLTYADEHSATAGAALNRLRAALGAGRPVFATVDRSRLPWHGLDPGPGTDPYLVVVAGVDGDILLLDDEGPQPRPLPAEEFAAAWSAHRKGRHQGITIGDPHQRADLPDAIRDAVATTVAHLTGPVLGNSFDANFGFRGMAKLAEQLRDVRTRSGWVRRFGAPVPFFHGVRRLYECLELEYTAPGATRPVYADFLDEAAQVVGSSRFAEAAELFRRSGEQWSRLAELALETVQDLGAYTEVAEERMALVFSRGRDAEPEIRRLTRRLTELAEEYAAADPLGEAGRRALFAAMADLVESCLELERDAVAALRDLS, from the coding sequence ATGACCGAACGGAAGAAGCTCAAGCAGCGAATCCGGGCGCGGATGGCGGCCACCGGCGAGAGCTGGACCACCGCCCGCCGCCAGGTGCTGGCCGCCGCCGAGACATCGACGGCCCGGGCGCTCCCGTCGGGTCTCGTGCCCGGGTACCGGACCTTCGGCCCGCGCCAGCACCGCGAGTCGGGCCTGCTCGCCCACGTGCTCGAGGCCCAGGGGGTACGCGCGCCGCACACCGGTGCGCCGTACACCGAGGCGATGCTCGCGGGTCTCGGCGGCGGCGTCGGCTTCATGTACGCGGTCTTCGAGTACCGCGACCTGCCCCCGCTGCTGACCATCGTGGCGCAGCACCACCCGCAGCCCTGGGTGCCCGCCGCGCTCGACCGGCTGGGCCTGACGTACGCCGACGAGCACAGCGCGACGGCGGGCGCCGCACTCAACCGGCTCCGGGCGGCGCTGGGCGCCGGACGGCCGGTCTTCGCCACCGTCGATCGCAGCCGGCTGCCGTGGCACGGCCTCGACCCCGGGCCGGGTACCGACCCGTACCTGGTGGTGGTCGCCGGGGTCGACGGGGACATCCTGCTCCTGGACGACGAGGGTCCGCAGCCGCGTCCGCTCCCGGCAGAGGAGTTCGCCGCGGCCTGGTCGGCCCACCGCAAGGGCCGCCACCAGGGCATCACGATCGGCGACCCGCATCAGCGGGCCGATCTACCGGACGCGATCCGCGACGCCGTGGCCACGACCGTGGCGCACCTGACCGGCCCGGTCCTCGGCAACAGCTTCGACGCCAATTTCGGCTTCCGTGGCATGGCGAAGCTCGCCGAACAGCTGCGGGACGTCCGTACCCGGAGCGGGTGGGTCCGGCGCTTCGGCGCCCCCGTGCCCTTCTTCCACGGGGTACGCCGGCTGTACGAGTGCTTGGAGTTGGAGTACACGGCGCCCGGCGCGACGCGCCCGGTCTACGCCGACTTCCTCGATGAGGCCGCGCAAGTGGTCGGCAGCAGCCGGTTCGCCGAGGCCGCCGAGCTGTTCCGCCGCTCCGGTGAGCAGTGGTCGCGGCTGGCGGAACTCGCCCTGGAGACGGTGCAGGACCTCGGGGCGTACACCGAGGTGGCCGAGGAGCGCATGGCGTTGGTCTTCAGCCGGGGACGGGACGCCGAACCCGAGATCCGGAGGCTGACCCGGCGGCTGACCGAGCTGGCGGAGGAGTACGCCGCCGCCGACCCGCTCGGCGAGGCCGGCCGCCGAGCGCTGTTCGCCGCCATGGCCGACCTGGTCGAGTCCTGCCTGGAACTCGAACGGGACGCGGTGGCGGCGCTGCGCGATCTTTCCTAA
- a CDS encoding fumarate reductase/succinate dehydrogenase flavoprotein subunit, whose product MTETRIERHHYDVVVIGAGGAGLRAAIEARLAGKKTAIISKSLFGKAHTVMAEGGAAAAMGNVNSRDNWQVHFRDTMRGGKFLNNFRMAELHAKESPQRIWELETYGALFDRTKDGKISQRNFGGHEYPRLAHVGDRTGLELIRTLQQKIVSLQQEDKRDLGDYEARIKVFSETTITELLLDGERVAGAFGYYRESGEFVLFEAPAVVLATGGVGRSYKVTSNSWEYTGDGHALALRAGATLINMEFLQFHPTGMVWPVSVKGILVTESVRGDGGVLKNSDGKRFMFDYVPDVFRKQYADNEEEADRWYKDPDNNRRPPELLPRDEVARAINSEVKAGRGTPAGGVYLDIASRLPAEEIRRRLPSMYHQFKELADVDITKEPMEVGPTCHYVMGGVEVEPDSGAAYGSVRGLFAAGEVSGGMHGSNRLGGNSLSDLLVFGKRAGGHAASYADQLTSRPKVSVTAVESAVETALAPLQRDTGESPYTLQQDLQAVMGDLVGIIRREGELVDALARLAELRERVAKVSAAGGRRYNPGWHLALDLRNMLVVSECTAKAALERQESRGGHTREDHPAMDPKWRRVNLVCSLDGDTVRLTHKPLPKMRGELIGLFDRNELSKYLTDEELAEFDALAEEAGK is encoded by the coding sequence ATGACTGAGACGCGAATCGAACGACACCACTACGACGTCGTCGTGATCGGGGCCGGCGGCGCCGGCCTGCGGGCGGCGATCGAGGCCCGGCTGGCCGGCAAGAAGACCGCGATCATCTCCAAGTCGCTGTTCGGCAAGGCGCACACGGTGATGGCCGAGGGCGGCGCGGCGGCCGCGATGGGGAACGTGAACAGCCGGGACAACTGGCAGGTGCACTTCCGCGACACCATGCGCGGCGGCAAGTTCCTCAACAACTTCCGGATGGCCGAGCTGCACGCGAAGGAGTCGCCGCAGCGGATCTGGGAGCTGGAGACGTACGGGGCGCTCTTCGACCGCACCAAGGACGGGAAGATCTCGCAGCGCAACTTCGGCGGCCACGAGTACCCGCGCCTGGCGCACGTCGGTGACCGGACCGGCCTGGAGCTGATCCGTACCCTCCAGCAGAAGATCGTCTCCCTCCAGCAGGAGGACAAGCGCGACCTCGGCGACTACGAGGCCCGGATCAAGGTCTTCTCCGAGACCACCATCACCGAGCTGCTGCTCGACGGGGAGCGGGTGGCCGGCGCGTTCGGCTACTACCGGGAGTCCGGCGAGTTCGTCCTCTTCGAGGCCCCCGCGGTGGTCCTCGCGACGGGCGGCGTCGGCCGGTCCTACAAGGTCACCTCGAACTCCTGGGAGTACACCGGGGACGGCCACGCCCTCGCGCTGCGCGCCGGGGCCACCCTGATCAACATGGAGTTCCTCCAGTTCCACCCGACCGGCATGGTCTGGCCCGTATCGGTGAAGGGCATCCTGGTCACCGAGTCGGTGCGCGGCGACGGCGGTGTGCTGAAGAACTCCGACGGCAAGCGGTTCATGTTCGACTACGTCCCCGACGTCTTCCGCAAGCAGTACGCGGACAACGAGGAGGAGGCGGACCGCTGGTACAAGGACCCGGACAACAACCGGCGTCCGCCCGAGCTGCTCCCCCGCGACGAGGTCGCCCGGGCGATCAACAGCGAGGTCAAGGCCGGTCGCGGTACGCCGGCCGGCGGCGTCTACCTGGACATCGCCTCCCGGCTGCCGGCCGAGGAGATCCGCCGCCGCCTGCCGTCGATGTACCACCAGTTCAAGGAGCTGGCCGACGTCGACATCACCAAGGAGCCGATGGAGGTCGGCCCGACCTGTCACTACGTGATGGGTGGCGTCGAGGTGGAGCCGGACTCGGGCGCCGCGTACGGCAGCGTGCGCGGGCTCTTCGCCGCGGGCGAGGTCTCCGGCGGCATGCACGGCTCGAACCGGCTCGGCGGCAACTCGCTCTCCGACCTGCTGGTCTTCGGCAAGCGGGCGGGCGGCCACGCCGCGTCGTACGCGGACCAGTTGACCTCGCGCCCGAAGGTGTCGGTCACGGCGGTGGAGAGCGCGGTGGAGACGGCGCTGGCGCCGTTGCAGCGGGACACCGGGGAGAGCCCGTACACCCTCCAGCAGGACCTCCAGGCGGTGATGGGAGATCTGGTCGGAATCATCCGGCGCGAGGGTGAGCTGGTCGACGCGCTGGCCCGGCTGGCCGAGCTGCGCGAGCGGGTGGCGAAGGTGAGCGCGGCCGGCGGCCGGCGCTACAACCCGGGCTGGCACCTGGCGCTGGACCTGCGCAACATGCTGGTGGTCTCGGAGTGCACCGCGAAGGCGGCGCTGGAGCGGCAGGAGTCGCGCGGCGGCCACACCCGGGAGGACCACCCGGCGATGGACCCGAAGTGGCGGCGGGTCAACCTGGTCTGCTCGCTGGACGGCGACACCGTCCGGCTGACCCACAAGCCGCTGCCGAAGATGCGCGGCGAGCTGATCGGCCTCTTCGACCGTAACGAGCTGTCCAAGTACCTGACCGACGAGGAGCTCGCCGAGTTCGACGCCCTCGCTGAGGAGGCGGGCAAGTAA
- a CDS encoding succinate dehydrogenase/fumarate reductase iron-sulfur subunit, with amino-acid sequence MGNKRQFRIWRGDETGGDLQDYTVEVNEGEVVLDVIHRLQATDAPDLACRWNCKAGKCGSCSMEINGKPRLSCMTRMSTFEEAETVTVTPLRTFPVIRDLVTDVSFNYAKARETPAFAPPADVAPGDYRMQQVDVERSQEFRKCIECFLCQNVCHVIRDHEENKQAFSGPRFFIRAAELDMHPLDAKTDRKEYAQTEQGLGFCNITKCCTEVCPEHIKITDNGIIPMKERVVDRRYDPLVWLGSKIFRRGQVPQTYVTSAQHGGAMHSSAPRGGVHSHAGGSHDPQHEEEAQRGVNWHREVPHPTAPATDANGRLPLTELTFDRAAAPSPFGDDVTFPLPPEHLNFAHPSQDEPKH; translated from the coding sequence ATGGGAAACAAGCGACAGTTCCGCATCTGGCGGGGCGACGAGACCGGCGGCGACCTGCAGGACTACACGGTCGAGGTCAACGAGGGCGAGGTGGTCCTCGACGTCATCCACCGGCTCCAGGCCACCGACGCACCCGACCTGGCCTGCCGGTGGAACTGCAAGGCGGGCAAGTGCGGCTCCTGCTCGATGGAGATCAACGGCAAGCCGCGGCTGAGCTGCATGACCCGGATGTCGACGTTCGAGGAGGCCGAGACGGTCACCGTCACGCCGCTGCGGACCTTCCCGGTCATCCGGGACCTGGTCACGGACGTCTCGTTCAACTACGCGAAGGCCCGGGAGACCCCGGCCTTCGCGCCGCCGGCCGACGTCGCCCCGGGCGACTACCGGATGCAGCAGGTGGACGTCGAGCGCTCGCAGGAGTTCCGCAAGTGCATCGAGTGCTTCCTCTGCCAGAACGTCTGCCACGTGATCCGCGACCACGAGGAGAACAAGCAGGCGTTCTCCGGTCCGCGGTTCTTCATCCGGGCCGCCGAGCTGGACATGCACCCGCTCGACGCGAAGACCGACCGCAAGGAGTACGCGCAGACCGAGCAGGGTCTGGGCTTCTGCAACATCACCAAGTGCTGCACCGAGGTCTGCCCCGAGCACATCAAGATCACGGACAACGGGATCATCCCCATGAAGGAGCGGGTCGTCGACCGCAGGTACGATCCCCTCGTGTGGCTTGGTAGCAAGATCTTCCGGAGGGGTCAGGTGCCTCAGACCTACGTGACCAGCGCGCAGCACGGCGGCGCGATGCACTCCAGCGCCCCCCGCGGCGGCGTGCATTCGCACGCGGGCGGCTCGCACGACCCGCAGCATGAGGAGGAGGCGCAGCGGGGCGTCAACTGGCACCGGGAGGTGCCGCACCCGACCGCCCCGGCGACCGACGCCAACGGCAGGCTGCCGCTGACGGAGCTGACCTTCGACCGTGCGGCGGCACCCTCGCCGTTCGGCGACGACGTCACCTTCCCGCTGCCGCCCGAGCACCTCAACTTCGCTCACCCGAGCCAGGACGAGCCGAAGCACTGA
- a CDS encoding (deoxy)nucleoside triphosphate pyrophosphohydrolase, whose amino-acid sequence MRTERVSGNGQADRREPKVVVGAAIIADGRVLACARSAPPEVAGRWEFPGGKVEPGESETAALIRECAEELAVRVEIGDRVGRDVRMAHGRSVLKVYAARLLHGDQPKALEHSELRWLTAAELDSVTWLPADAPIVAALRPLLATP is encoded by the coding sequence GTGCGGACCGAACGGGTAAGCGGAAACGGACAGGCCGACCGGCGCGAGCCGAAGGTCGTCGTCGGAGCGGCGATCATCGCGGACGGGCGGGTCCTGGCCTGCGCGCGCTCCGCGCCGCCCGAGGTCGCCGGCCGGTGGGAGTTCCCTGGTGGCAAGGTCGAGCCGGGGGAGAGCGAGACCGCCGCGCTGATCCGGGAGTGCGCCGAGGAGCTCGCCGTACGCGTGGAGATCGGCGACCGGGTCGGCCGCGACGTCCGGATGGCGCACGGTCGCTCGGTGCTCAAGGTGTACGCGGCCCGGCTGCTCCACGGCGACCAGCCGAAGGCCCTGGAGCACTCGGAGCTGCGCTGGCTCACCGCCGCCGAACTGGACTCCGTCACCTGGCTGCCCGCCGACGCCCCCATCGTCGCCGCCCTCCGCCCGCTGCTCGCCACCCCCTGA
- a CDS encoding 4a-hydroxytetrahydrobiopterin dehydratase has product MRVLFGGRAKHDYLSDALTLLSGWTREGEQIRRTMVLDDTQHAALTERVKVVADALRLRPEISRRADRTHIRVGHGDGEPLTEGEVLLAARIEDAFRAVTDSPS; this is encoded by the coding sequence ATGCGTGTGCTGTTCGGCGGCCGGGCAAAGCACGACTACCTCAGCGACGCGCTCACCCTGCTGTCCGGCTGGACCCGGGAGGGCGAGCAGATCCGCCGGACGATGGTCCTCGACGACACCCAGCACGCGGCCCTGACCGAAAGGGTCAAGGTGGTCGCGGACGCCCTGCGCCTGCGCCCCGAGATCAGCCGCCGGGCCGACCGCACCCACATCCGGGTCGGGCACGGCGACGGCGAGCCGCTGACCGAGGGCGAGGTCCTGCTGGCCGCCCGCATCGAGGACGCCTTCCGCGCAGTCACCGACTCCCCCTCCTGA